One Mauremys mutica isolate MM-2020 ecotype Southern chromosome 9, ASM2049712v1, whole genome shotgun sequence DNA segment encodes these proteins:
- the LOC123377195 gene encoding mast cell carboxypeptidase A-like isoform X3 encodes MGLPVDAKVFRVKPQNEKQVNFLKYLARIKQLDFWHPDSAPHIVTQMQVDFHVSAHQSRSVQTLMEKNEIQYEILLHNLQEEIEKQFDGKRNFTGRHSYTKYNDWDKIAAWTARIAKIYPKLVSRIQIGNTFEKQPMYLLKVGKENVRKKAIFMDCGIHAREWISPAFCQWFVKQAASTYGKDKIMTHLLDSLNFYVLPVFNIDGYVWSWTQDRMWRKNRSKNSTTNCIGTDLNRNFAAAWGTTGFISDDPCDETYYGPAPESEDETKAVATFIRNHLSSIKAYLTFHAYSQMLMFPYGYTFHKAPNHNELTEVAKAAVEALSSLYGTKYEYGPSATVAYPTSGSSVDWAYDQGIKYSFIFELRDEGRYGFLLPESKIKSTCKETMLAVKSIANYILSYAS; translated from the exons ATGGGACTTCCTGTGGA TGCAAAGGTATTTCGTGTGAAGCCTCAGAATGAAAAACAAGTGAACTTCTTGAAGTACCTGGCCCGCATTAAACAG CTTGACTTCTGGCACCCAGATTCAGCCCCTCATATAGTCACTCAGATGCAGGTGGATTTCCATGTCAGTGCACATCAGTCTAGATCTGTCCAGACCCTCATGGAGAAGAATGAAATACAATATGA AATTTTATTGCATAACCTGCAAGAAGAGATTGAAAAACAATTTGATGGCAAGAGGAATTTTACTGGCAGACACAGTTACACAAAATACAATGACTGGGACAAG ATTGCTGCCTGGACTGCTAGAATTGCTAAAATTTATCCAAAACTGGTCTCCCGCATCCAGATTGGAAATACTTTTGAAAAGCAACCTATGTACCTCCTTAAG GTTGGGAAGGAGAACGTCAGGAAGAAGGCCATCTTCATGGACTGTGGAATCCATGCACGAGAATGGATCTCACCTGCATTCTGCCAGTGGTTTGTGAAGCAG GCAGCCAGCACCTATGGGAAGGACAAGATCATGACACATCTACTGGACAGTCTGAACTTCTATGTTCTTCCGGTGTTCAACATTGATGGCTATGTCTGGAGCTGGACTCAA GATCGCATGTGGAGAAAGAACCGTTCCAAAAACTCCACCACCAACTGCATTGGCACTGACCTGAACAGGAACTTTGCTGCTGCGTGGGGCA CTACTGGTTTCATCTCAGATGACCCATGTGATGAAACCTACTATGGACCTGCACCAGAGTCAGAGGATGAGACTAAAGCTGTTGCCACCTTCATTCGTAACCACCTATCTTCCATCAAGGCGTACCTGACCTTCCATGCTTATTCGCAGATGCTGATGTTCCCTTATGGCTATACTTTCCATAAAGCACCTAATCACAATGAACTG ACTGAAGTTGCAAAGGCAGCCGTGGAAGCTTTATCCAGCCTGTATGGTACAAAATACGAATATGGTCCATCGGCCACTGTAGCGT ACCCTACTTCTGGTAGCTCTGTGGACTGGGCTTATGATCAGGGCATCAAATACTCCTTCATCTTTGAGCTCCGTGACGAGGGCAGATATGGTTTTCTCCTCCCTGAATCTAAGATAAAGTCAACTTGTAAGGAGACTATGCTGGCAGTCAAGTCTATTGCCAATTATATCCTCAGCTATGCTTCATGA
- the LOC123377195 gene encoding mast cell carboxypeptidase A-like isoform X1 codes for MKSMVPLGLIVATFALTSSRFFDSAKVFRVKPQNEKQVNFLKYLARIKQLDFWHPDSAPHIVTQMQVDFHVSAHQSRSVQTLMEKNEIQYEILLHNLQEEIEKQFDGKRNFTGRHSYTKYNDWDKIAAWTARIAKIYPKLVSRIQIGNTFEKQPMYLLKVGKENVRKKAIFMDCGIHAREWISPAFCQWFVKQAASTYGKDKIMTHLLDSLNFYVLPVFNIDGYVWSWTQDRMWRKNRSKNSTTNCIGTDLNRNFAAAWGNDPCDETYYGPAPESEDETKAVATFIRNHLSSIKAYLTFHAYSQMLMFPYGYTFHKAPNHNELTEVAKAAVEALSSLYGTKYEYGPSATVAYPTSGSSVDWAYDQGIKYSFIFELRDEGRYGFLLPESKIKSTCKETMLAVKSIANYILSYAS; via the exons ATGAAGTCTATGGTGCCTTTAGGCTTGATTGTAGCAACTTTTGCTCTTACTTCTTCTCGCTTTTTTGACAG TGCAAAGGTATTTCGTGTGAAGCCTCAGAATGAAAAACAAGTGAACTTCTTGAAGTACCTGGCCCGCATTAAACAG CTTGACTTCTGGCACCCAGATTCAGCCCCTCATATAGTCACTCAGATGCAGGTGGATTTCCATGTCAGTGCACATCAGTCTAGATCTGTCCAGACCCTCATGGAGAAGAATGAAATACAATATGA AATTTTATTGCATAACCTGCAAGAAGAGATTGAAAAACAATTTGATGGCAAGAGGAATTTTACTGGCAGACACAGTTACACAAAATACAATGACTGGGACAAG ATTGCTGCCTGGACTGCTAGAATTGCTAAAATTTATCCAAAACTGGTCTCCCGCATCCAGATTGGAAATACTTTTGAAAAGCAACCTATGTACCTCCTTAAG GTTGGGAAGGAGAACGTCAGGAAGAAGGCCATCTTCATGGACTGTGGAATCCATGCACGAGAATGGATCTCACCTGCATTCTGCCAGTGGTTTGTGAAGCAG GCAGCCAGCACCTATGGGAAGGACAAGATCATGACACATCTACTGGACAGTCTGAACTTCTATGTTCTTCCGGTGTTCAACATTGATGGCTATGTCTGGAGCTGGACTCAA GATCGCATGTGGAGAAAGAACCGTTCCAAAAACTCCACCACCAACTGCATTGGCACTGACCTGAACAGGAACTTTGCTGCTGCGTGGGGCA ATGACCCATGTGATGAAACCTACTATGGACCTGCACCAGAGTCAGAGGATGAGACTAAAGCTGTTGCCACCTTCATTCGTAACCACCTATCTTCCATCAAGGCGTACCTGACCTTCCATGCTTATTCGCAGATGCTGATGTTCCCTTATGGCTATACTTTCCATAAAGCACCTAATCACAATGAACTG ACTGAAGTTGCAAAGGCAGCCGTGGAAGCTTTATCCAGCCTGTATGGTACAAAATACGAATATGGTCCATCGGCCACTGTAGCGT ACCCTACTTCTGGTAGCTCTGTGGACTGGGCTTATGATCAGGGCATCAAATACTCCTTCATCTTTGAGCTCCGTGACGAGGGCAGATATGGTTTTCTCCTCCCTGAATCTAAGATAAAGTCAACTTGTAAGGAGACTATGCTGGCAGTCAAGTCTATTGCCAATTATATCCTCAGCTATGCTTCATGA
- the LOC123377195 gene encoding mast cell carboxypeptidase A-like isoform X2, translating to MLFFLPEREERLFHLQFTAKVFRVKPQNEKQVNFLKYLARIKQLDFWHPDSAPHIVTQMQVDFHVSAHQSRSVQTLMEKNEIQYEILLHNLQEEIEKQFDGKRNFTGRHSYTKYNDWDKIAAWTARIAKIYPKLVSRIQIGNTFEKQPMYLLKVGKENVRKKAIFMDCGIHAREWISPAFCQWFVKQAASTYGKDKIMTHLLDSLNFYVLPVFNIDGYVWSWTQDRMWRKNRSKNSTTNCIGTDLNRNFAAAWGTTGFISDDPCDETYYGPAPESEDETKAVATFIRNHLSSIKAYLTFHAYSQMLMFPYGYTFHKAPNHNELTEVAKAAVEALSSLYGTKYEYGPSATVAYPTSGSSVDWAYDQGIKYSFIFELRDEGRYGFLLPESKIKSTCKETMLAVKSIANYILSYAS from the exons ATGCTGTTCTTTCTTCCTGAGAGAGAAGAGAGACTGTTTCATCTACAGTTCAC TGCAAAGGTATTTCGTGTGAAGCCTCAGAATGAAAAACAAGTGAACTTCTTGAAGTACCTGGCCCGCATTAAACAG CTTGACTTCTGGCACCCAGATTCAGCCCCTCATATAGTCACTCAGATGCAGGTGGATTTCCATGTCAGTGCACATCAGTCTAGATCTGTCCAGACCCTCATGGAGAAGAATGAAATACAATATGA AATTTTATTGCATAACCTGCAAGAAGAGATTGAAAAACAATTTGATGGCAAGAGGAATTTTACTGGCAGACACAGTTACACAAAATACAATGACTGGGACAAG ATTGCTGCCTGGACTGCTAGAATTGCTAAAATTTATCCAAAACTGGTCTCCCGCATCCAGATTGGAAATACTTTTGAAAAGCAACCTATGTACCTCCTTAAG GTTGGGAAGGAGAACGTCAGGAAGAAGGCCATCTTCATGGACTGTGGAATCCATGCACGAGAATGGATCTCACCTGCATTCTGCCAGTGGTTTGTGAAGCAG GCAGCCAGCACCTATGGGAAGGACAAGATCATGACACATCTACTGGACAGTCTGAACTTCTATGTTCTTCCGGTGTTCAACATTGATGGCTATGTCTGGAGCTGGACTCAA GATCGCATGTGGAGAAAGAACCGTTCCAAAAACTCCACCACCAACTGCATTGGCACTGACCTGAACAGGAACTTTGCTGCTGCGTGGGGCA CTACTGGTTTCATCTCAGATGACCCATGTGATGAAACCTACTATGGACCTGCACCAGAGTCAGAGGATGAGACTAAAGCTGTTGCCACCTTCATTCGTAACCACCTATCTTCCATCAAGGCGTACCTGACCTTCCATGCTTATTCGCAGATGCTGATGTTCCCTTATGGCTATACTTTCCATAAAGCACCTAATCACAATGAACTG ACTGAAGTTGCAAAGGCAGCCGTGGAAGCTTTATCCAGCCTGTATGGTACAAAATACGAATATGGTCCATCGGCCACTGTAGCGT ACCCTACTTCTGGTAGCTCTGTGGACTGGGCTTATGATCAGGGCATCAAATACTCCTTCATCTTTGAGCTCCGTGACGAGGGCAGATATGGTTTTCTCCTCCCTGAATCTAAGATAAAGTCAACTTGTAAGGAGACTATGCTGGCAGTCAAGTCTATTGCCAATTATATCCTCAGCTATGCTTCATGA
- the LOC123377195 gene encoding mast cell carboxypeptidase A-like isoform X4, translating into MKSMVPLGLIVATFALTSSRFFDSAKVFRVKPQNEKQVNFLKYLARIKQLDFWHPDSAPHIVTQMQVDFHVSAHQSRSVQTLMEKNEIQYEILLHNLQEEIEKQFDGKRNFTGRHSYTKYNDWDKVGKENVRKKAIFMDCGIHAREWISPAFCQWFVKQAASTYGKDKIMTHLLDSLNFYVLPVFNIDGYVWSWTQDRMWRKNRSKNSTTNCIGTDLNRNFAAAWGTTGFISDDPCDETYYGPAPESEDETKAVATFIRNHLSSIKAYLTFHAYSQMLMFPYGYTFHKAPNHNELTEVAKAAVEALSSLYGTKYEYGPSATVAYPTSGSSVDWAYDQGIKYSFIFELRDEGRYGFLLPESKIKSTCKETMLAVKSIANYILSYAS; encoded by the exons ATGAAGTCTATGGTGCCTTTAGGCTTGATTGTAGCAACTTTTGCTCTTACTTCTTCTCGCTTTTTTGACAG TGCAAAGGTATTTCGTGTGAAGCCTCAGAATGAAAAACAAGTGAACTTCTTGAAGTACCTGGCCCGCATTAAACAG CTTGACTTCTGGCACCCAGATTCAGCCCCTCATATAGTCACTCAGATGCAGGTGGATTTCCATGTCAGTGCACATCAGTCTAGATCTGTCCAGACCCTCATGGAGAAGAATGAAATACAATATGA AATTTTATTGCATAACCTGCAAGAAGAGATTGAAAAACAATTTGATGGCAAGAGGAATTTTACTGGCAGACACAGTTACACAAAATACAATGACTGGGACAAG GTTGGGAAGGAGAACGTCAGGAAGAAGGCCATCTTCATGGACTGTGGAATCCATGCACGAGAATGGATCTCACCTGCATTCTGCCAGTGGTTTGTGAAGCAG GCAGCCAGCACCTATGGGAAGGACAAGATCATGACACATCTACTGGACAGTCTGAACTTCTATGTTCTTCCGGTGTTCAACATTGATGGCTATGTCTGGAGCTGGACTCAA GATCGCATGTGGAGAAAGAACCGTTCCAAAAACTCCACCACCAACTGCATTGGCACTGACCTGAACAGGAACTTTGCTGCTGCGTGGGGCA CTACTGGTTTCATCTCAGATGACCCATGTGATGAAACCTACTATGGACCTGCACCAGAGTCAGAGGATGAGACTAAAGCTGTTGCCACCTTCATTCGTAACCACCTATCTTCCATCAAGGCGTACCTGACCTTCCATGCTTATTCGCAGATGCTGATGTTCCCTTATGGCTATACTTTCCATAAAGCACCTAATCACAATGAACTG ACTGAAGTTGCAAAGGCAGCCGTGGAAGCTTTATCCAGCCTGTATGGTACAAAATACGAATATGGTCCATCGGCCACTGTAGCGT ACCCTACTTCTGGTAGCTCTGTGGACTGGGCTTATGATCAGGGCATCAAATACTCCTTCATCTTTGAGCTCCGTGACGAGGGCAGATATGGTTTTCTCCTCCCTGAATCTAAGATAAAGTCAACTTGTAAGGAGACTATGCTGGCAGTCAAGTCTATTGCCAATTATATCCTCAGCTATGCTTCATGA
- the LOC123377195 gene encoding mast cell carboxypeptidase A-like isoform X6 has translation MKSMVPLGLIVATFALTSSRFFDSAKVFRVKPQNEKQVNFLKYLARIKQLDFWHPDSAPHIVTQMQVDFHVSAHQSRSVQTLMEKNEIQYEILLHNLQEEIEKQFDGKRNFTGRHSYTKYNDWDKIAAWTARIAKIYPKLVSRIQIGNTFEKQPMYLLKVGKENVRKKAIFMDCGIHAREWISPAFCQWFVKQAASTYGKDKIMTHLLDSLNFYVLPVFNIDGYVWSWTQDRMWRKNRSKNSTTNCIGTDLNRNFAAAWGTTGFISDDPCDETYYGPAPESEDETKAVATFIRNHLSSIKAYLTFHAYSQMLMFPYGYTFHKAPNHNELTEVAKAAVEALSSLYGTKYEYGPSATVAYPTSGSSVDWAYDQGIKYSFIFELRDEGRYGFLLPESKIKSTCKETMLAVKSIANYILSYAS, from the exons ATGAAGTCTATGGTGCCTTTAGGCTTGATTGTAGCAACTTTTGCTCTTACTTCTTCTCGCTTTTTTGACAG TGCAAAGGTATTTCGTGTGAAGCCTCAGAATGAAAAACAAGTGAACTTCTTGAAGTACCTGGCCCGCATTAAACAG CTTGACTTCTGGCACCCAGATTCAGCCCCTCATATAGTCACTCAGATGCAGGTGGATTTCCATGTCAGTGCACATCAGTCTAGATCTGTCCAGACCCTCATGGAGAAGAATGAAATACAATATGA AATTTTATTGCATAACCTGCAAGAAGAGATTGAAAAACAATTTGATGGCAAGAGGAATTTTACTGGCAGACACAGTTACACAAAATACAATGACTGGGACAAG ATTGCTGCCTGGACTGCTAGAATTGCTAAAATTTATCCAAAACTGGTCTCCCGCATCCAGATTGGAAATACTTTTGAAAAGCAACCTATGTACCTCCTTAAG GTTGGGAAGGAGAACGTCAGGAAGAAGGCCATCTTCATGGACTGTGGAATCCATGCACGAGAATGGATCTCACCTGCATTCTGCCAGTGGTTTGTGAAGCAG GCAGCCAGCACCTATGGGAAGGACAAGATCATGACACATCTACTGGACAGTCTGAACTTCTATGTTCTTCCGGTGTTCAACATTGATGGCTATGTCTGGAGCTGGACTCAA GATCGCATGTGGAGAAAGAACCGTTCCAAAAACTCCACCACCAACTGCATTGGCACTGACCTGAACAGGAACTTTGCTGCTGCGTGGGGCA CTACTGGTTTCATCTCAGATGACCCATGTGATGAAACCTACTATGGACCTGCACCAGAGTCAGAGGATGAGACTAAAGCTGTTGCCACCTTCATTCGTAACCACCTATCTTCCATCAAGGCGTACCTGACCTTCCATGCTTATTCGCAGATGCTGATGTTCCCTTATGGCTATACTTTCCATAAAGCACCTAATCACAATGAACTG ACTGAAGTTGCAAAGGCAGCCGTGGAAGCTTTATCCAGCCTGTATGGTACAAAATACGAATATGGTCCATCGGCCACTGTAGCGT ACCCTACTTCTGGTAGCTCTGTGGACTGGGCTTATGATCAGGGCATCAAATACTCCTTCATCTTTGAGCTCCGTGACGAGGGCAGATATGGTTTTCTCCTCCCTGAATCTAAGATAAAGTCAACTTGTAAGGAGACTATGCTGGCAGTCAAGTCTATTGCCAATTATATCCTCAGCTATGCTTCATGA
- the LOC123377195 gene encoding mast cell carboxypeptidase A-like isoform X5 — MQVDFHVSAHQSRSVQTLMEKNEIQYEILLHNLQEEIEKQFDGKRNFTGRHSYTKYNDWDKIAAWTARIAKIYPKLVSRIQIGNTFEKQPMYLLKVGKENVRKKAIFMDCGIHAREWISPAFCQWFVKQAASTYGKDKIMTHLLDSLNFYVLPVFNIDGYVWSWTQDRMWRKNRSKNSTTNCIGTDLNRNFAAAWGTTGFISDDPCDETYYGPAPESEDETKAVATFIRNHLSSIKAYLTFHAYSQMLMFPYGYTFHKAPNHNELTEVAKAAVEALSSLYGTKYEYGPSATVAYPTSGSSVDWAYDQGIKYSFIFELRDEGRYGFLLPESKIKSTCKETMLAVKSIANYILSYAS, encoded by the exons ATGCAGGTGGATTTCCATGTCAGTGCACATCAGTCTAGATCTGTCCAGACCCTCATGGAGAAGAATGAAATACAATATGA AATTTTATTGCATAACCTGCAAGAAGAGATTGAAAAACAATTTGATGGCAAGAGGAATTTTACTGGCAGACACAGTTACACAAAATACAATGACTGGGACAAG ATTGCTGCCTGGACTGCTAGAATTGCTAAAATTTATCCAAAACTGGTCTCCCGCATCCAGATTGGAAATACTTTTGAAAAGCAACCTATGTACCTCCTTAAG GTTGGGAAGGAGAACGTCAGGAAGAAGGCCATCTTCATGGACTGTGGAATCCATGCACGAGAATGGATCTCACCTGCATTCTGCCAGTGGTTTGTGAAGCAG GCAGCCAGCACCTATGGGAAGGACAAGATCATGACACATCTACTGGACAGTCTGAACTTCTATGTTCTTCCGGTGTTCAACATTGATGGCTATGTCTGGAGCTGGACTCAA GATCGCATGTGGAGAAAGAACCGTTCCAAAAACTCCACCACCAACTGCATTGGCACTGACCTGAACAGGAACTTTGCTGCTGCGTGGGGCA CTACTGGTTTCATCTCAGATGACCCATGTGATGAAACCTACTATGGACCTGCACCAGAGTCAGAGGATGAGACTAAAGCTGTTGCCACCTTCATTCGTAACCACCTATCTTCCATCAAGGCGTACCTGACCTTCCATGCTTATTCGCAGATGCTGATGTTCCCTTATGGCTATACTTTCCATAAAGCACCTAATCACAATGAACTG ACTGAAGTTGCAAAGGCAGCCGTGGAAGCTTTATCCAGCCTGTATGGTACAAAATACGAATATGGTCCATCGGCCACTGTAGCGT ACCCTACTTCTGGTAGCTCTGTGGACTGGGCTTATGATCAGGGCATCAAATACTCCTTCATCTTTGAGCTCCGTGACGAGGGCAGATATGGTTTTCTCCTCCCTGAATCTAAGATAAAGTCAACTTGTAAGGAGACTATGCTGGCAGTCAAGTCTATTGCCAATTATATCCTCAGCTATGCTTCATGA